One Sphingomonas sp. FARSPH DNA segment encodes these proteins:
- a CDS encoding AmpG family muropeptide MFS transporter, whose product MDDTRQRTWWDGVRPYAERAPIAAFLLGISSGFPYAMIGATLTTRLAQDGIDKKTVTAFSLAFLVYNLKFLWAWIVDGVRLPVLGRLGQRVSWLIVAGMLVIAAVVHLALVDPKADIAAAALAAILVGAAGATFDIVIDAYRIEILEPRQLGVGSGMSQYGWRIGSAGAGAIALVVADRMGWSAAYMACAALALPAMVTGLWLGEPPRHREPQEKRGLGEAVRAVWGPFVQFFARPGAILVLAFILIHKVGDTLANLTFRLLFADLKFTGDEIAFYDVFIGFLAYLVGIFIGGILYARMGMKRSVLLALVLMAVSNLSFAGLAAAGHSNLGMAGAIGFENIASGFGGVVVIAYFSALCDLRFTAAQFALISAAASILGRIVTGTTAGALIEAMGYVNFYLLTTLAALPGVALFWWMSRSGLVDRSIGSAGTAGEGDVR is encoded by the coding sequence ATGGACGATACGCGGCAGCGGACGTGGTGGGACGGCGTCAGGCCCTATGCGGAGCGCGCGCCGATCGCCGCCTTCCTGCTCGGCATATCGTCCGGCTTTCCCTATGCGATGATCGGCGCGACGCTGACGACGCGGCTGGCGCAGGACGGCATCGACAAGAAGACGGTGACCGCGTTCAGCCTCGCCTTCCTAGTCTACAATCTGAAATTCCTGTGGGCGTGGATCGTCGATGGCGTGCGCCTGCCGGTGCTCGGCCGGCTGGGGCAGCGGGTGTCCTGGCTGATCGTCGCGGGCATGCTGGTGATCGCGGCGGTCGTCCATCTCGCGCTGGTCGACCCCAAGGCGGATATCGCGGCGGCGGCGCTCGCCGCGATCCTGGTCGGTGCAGCGGGTGCGACATTCGACATCGTCATCGACGCCTATCGCATCGAAATTCTCGAACCGCGGCAACTCGGCGTCGGATCGGGGATGAGCCAATATGGCTGGCGGATCGGATCGGCGGGCGCCGGCGCGATCGCGCTCGTCGTCGCGGACCGGATGGGCTGGTCCGCCGCTTACATGGCATGTGCTGCGCTGGCGCTGCCCGCGATGGTCACCGGCCTGTGGCTCGGCGAGCCGCCGCGGCATCGCGAACCGCAGGAAAAGCGCGGGCTGGGCGAGGCGGTGCGCGCGGTCTGGGGGCCGTTCGTGCAATTCTTCGCGCGGCCGGGCGCGATCCTCGTCCTCGCCTTCATCCTGATCCACAAGGTCGGCGACACGCTCGCCAACCTGACGTTTCGCCTGCTGTTCGCCGATCTGAAGTTCACCGGCGACGAGATCGCCTTTTACGACGTGTTCATCGGCTTCCTCGCCTATCTGGTCGGGATATTCATCGGCGGCATCCTCTACGCACGGATGGGGATGAAGCGGTCCGTGCTGCTCGCGCTGGTGCTGATGGCGGTGTCCAACCTCAGCTTCGCGGGGCTCGCGGCGGCGGGACATTCGAACCTCGGCATGGCGGGCGCGATCGGGTTTGAGAATATCGCCAGCGGCTTCGGCGGCGTGGTGGTGATCGCCTATTTCTCTGCGCTGTGCGACCTGCGCTTCACCGCGGCGCAATTCGCGCTGATCTCCGCGGCGGCGAGCATTCTCGGCCGGATCGTCACGGGGACGACGGCGGGGGCGCTGATCGAGGCGATGGGATATGTCAATTTCTACCTGCTCACTACGCTCGCTGCATTGCCTGGCGTCGCCTTGTTCTGGTGGATGAGCCGGTCGGGACTGGTCGATCGATCGATCGGCAGCGCGGGCACCGCGGGCGAGGGGGATGTGCGCTAG
- a CDS encoding response regulator gives MLFGKKKRRIVKLLVVEDEPLVAFDTEHFLTDAGYTIVATVDRVADASSVIRLGTALDLVLVDVSLADGSGIDVARAAREAGVPVLFVTGNCPVEAIDFAAGCLPKPYAQRDLLGALDVLDAHLSGRRVRKMPSGLRLFAAAQATS, from the coding sequence ATGCTGTTCGGGAAGAAAAAGCGCAGGATCGTCAAGCTGTTGGTCGTCGAGGACGAGCCCCTCGTCGCGTTCGACACGGAACATTTCCTGACCGATGCCGGCTACACGATCGTCGCGACGGTCGATCGCGTCGCGGATGCGTCGAGCGTCATCCGGTTGGGCACCGCGCTAGACCTGGTGCTGGTCGACGTCAGCCTCGCGGACGGATCGGGGATCGACGTTGCGCGGGCGGCGCGCGAGGCGGGTGTGCCCGTGCTGTTCGTCACCGGCAATTGCCCGGTGGAAGCGATCGATTTCGCCGCCGGTTGTCTTCCCAAACCCTATGCGCAGCGTGATCTGCTCGGCGCGCTCGATGTGCTCGACGCGCATCTGTCGGGCAGACGGGTTCGCAAGATGCCAAGCGGCCTTCGCCTGTTCGCGGCGGCACAGGCGACGTCCTGA
- a CDS encoding pseudouridine synthase, which yields MAPNSVKDAAAKGDRIAKLLARAGIASRREVERMIAEGRVALDGAVVDTPATILSSLRGVTVDGNPVAAPEPTRLFLFHKPTGLLVTERDPKGRATIYDRLPRDLPRLVPVGRLDLNTEGLLLLTTDGGFKRQLELPSTGVERTYRVRAYGNVTQAQLEDLADGIEIEGIRYGSIDANIERRTGANVWIEMTLTEGKNREVRRVLEHLGLQVGRLIRTRYGPFLLGDLPTGEIGEVKQHELVAFRRTLKGGAPEEIATDAPRPGFRTAPTVDRTARARSRTGSAEPQRPARAARVERTGGDHPRVVRPLRPGDSPDRTPRGLRAGEAPRPARTPRTDRADGDRSRAVRPQRANGAGERTQRNTDAPRGDRAERTSADSGRTAPRGQRRDGDAARPPRNAHPSDAARPERSPRPASDSSRSPRSGGGARAPRPGSGGGSGPGRPGRGGGRPPRGGRA from the coding sequence ATGGCCCCCAATTCCGTAAAAGACGCCGCCGCCAAGGGCGATCGTATCGCCAAGCTCCTCGCCCGCGCAGGCATCGCATCACGGCGCGAAGTCGAACGCATGATCGCGGAAGGGCGCGTTGCGCTGGATGGCGCAGTGGTGGACACGCCGGCGACGATCCTGTCGTCGCTGCGCGGCGTGACGGTCGACGGCAATCCCGTCGCCGCGCCGGAGCCGACGCGCCTGTTTTTGTTTCACAAGCCGACCGGCCTGCTCGTCACCGAACGCGATCCGAAGGGACGCGCGACGATCTACGACCGCCTGCCGCGCGACCTGCCACGGCTGGTGCCTGTCGGCCGGCTCGACCTCAACACCGAAGGCCTGCTGCTGCTGACCACGGACGGCGGCTTCAAGCGGCAGCTGGAGCTGCCCTCGACCGGGGTCGAGCGCACCTATCGCGTCCGCGCCTATGGCAACGTCACACAGGCGCAGCTGGAGGATCTGGCGGACGGGATCGAGATCGAGGGGATCCGCTACGGCTCGATCGACGCCAACATCGAACGTCGCACCGGCGCGAACGTGTGGATCGAGATGACGCTGACCGAGGGCAAGAACCGCGAGGTGCGCCGGGTGCTCGAACATCTGGGGCTGCAGGTCGGCCGCCTGATCCGCACGCGCTACGGGCCGTTCCTGCTCGGCGACCTGCCGACCGGCGAGATCGGCGAAGTGAAGCAGCATGAGCTCGTCGCCTTCCGCCGCACGCTGAAGGGCGGCGCGCCCGAAGAAATCGCCACGGACGCCCCGCGCCCCGGCTTCCGCACCGCGCCCACCGTCGATCGCACGGCCCGCGCCCGCAGTCGCACCGGCAGCGCCGAGCCGCAGCGCCCGGCGCGCGCCGCCAGGGTCGAGCGGACGGGCGGCGACCATCCCCGGGTCGTTCGCCCGCTACGCCCCGGCGACAGCCCGGACCGAACGCCGCGCGGCCTTCGCGCGGGCGAGGCGCCACGCCCCGCGCGCACGCCGCGCACCGATCGCGCGGATGGCGATCGTTCGCGCGCCGTCCGCCCCCAGCGCGCGAACGGCGCCGGCGAGCGCACGCAACGAAACACGGATGCGCCGCGCGGCGATCGCGCGGAGCGGACATCCGCCGATTCGGGCCGTACCGCCCCGCGCGGCCAACGGCGCGATGGCGATGCGGCACGTCCGCCCCGCAACGCGCACCCGTCCGACGCTGCACGCCCGGAGCGCTCGCCCCGCCCGGCATCCGACAGCAGCCGCAGCCCACGATCTGGCGGCGGCGCGCGTGCTCCGCGCCCGGGCAGCGGCGGCGGCAGCGGGCCCGGCCGTCCCGGCCGCGGCGGCGGTCGTCCGCCGCGCGGAGGCCGCGCATGA